A genomic region of Anaerolineales bacterium contains the following coding sequences:
- a CDS encoding methyltransferase domain-containing protein encodes MTTRSLHEIEHGKYLASQGAEATWGWGTEAGKQRAMKRANKVMQAARLGRGQHALELGCGTGMFTQVFAQSGAKITANDISPELIELARAKNPDVEFICARFEDIDESTQYDAIIGSSVLHHLEVDDSLAKSFRLLKPGGRLAFAEPNMLNPQIFAERTFLRKALAYVSPDETAFVRWPLAAQLRKHGFTAIKITPFDWLHPAIPAALIGTTEAIGGLFEALPLIREFSGSLLISAEKAK; translated from the coding sequence ATGACAACGCGTTCACTCCATGAAATCGAACATGGCAAGTACTTGGCCAGCCAGGGTGCCGAAGCTACCTGGGGTTGGGGCACTGAAGCCGGCAAGCAGCGCGCAATGAAACGTGCCAACAAAGTGATGCAGGCGGCACGCTTAGGCCGCGGCCAGCACGCCCTGGAACTGGGCTGTGGCACGGGGATGTTCACCCAAGTGTTTGCGCAAAGTGGCGCCAAGATCACTGCGAATGATATTTCGCCTGAATTGATCGAGCTGGCCCGCGCCAAAAACCCAGACGTGGAGTTCATCTGTGCGCGCTTCGAAGATATTGACGAAAGCACGCAATACGATGCCATCATTGGCTCTTCAGTTCTCCATCACCTTGAAGTTGACGATTCACTCGCCAAGAGCTTCCGCCTACTCAAGCCCGGGGGACGGCTGGCCTTTGCGGAGCCTAACATGCTGAACCCGCAGATTTTTGCCGAACGCACGTTCCTGCGCAAGGCGTTGGCCTATGTTTCGCCAGACGAAACCGCCTTTGTGCGCTGGCCCTTAGCAGCCCAACTGCGCAAGCACGGCTTTACCGCGATCAAAATTACTCCCTTCGATTGGCTGCACCCTGCCATTCCGGCGGCGCTGATTGGCACCACCGAAGCCATCGGTGGCCTCTTTGAGGCGCTGCCCCTGATACGCGAATTCTCCGGCTCGCTGCTGATCAGCGCCGAGAAAGCTAAGTAA
- a CDS encoding prenyltransferase, which yields MATRAAARKGNKTHPIPLFKRWQTVLNGCNIPQIELADGVTRWLVISRACVFSMSFTSGMLGLLIAAEQVGVGNVNWLLGILAVIGVVVAHASNNLLNDYFDVRQGVDTEDYPRAQYSVHPILGGLTTPKGLLLAAGLLNVIDLAIMLYLFSQRGTLIVAFAVAGLLLSLLYTSVLKRAGLGELTALVVWGPLMIGGTAFAASGVISPAIWTLTLPYGLIVASVLIGKHIDKIKPDKKVGVNSVPVLLGQDNSLKLNKVTFIVFYILIIAMVVLKYTGPWVLLTFLAIPRLRQTWKAYSEPRPTKPPAGWTVWPLWYVSWAMFFNRKAGEFFMLGLILNLLTPYVVGLFS from the coding sequence ATGGCAACACGAGCTGCCGCCCGCAAGGGTAACAAGACTCACCCGATCCCACTGTTTAAACGCTGGCAAACGGTGCTGAATGGTTGCAACATTCCGCAAATCGAACTCGCCGACGGGGTAACCCGCTGGCTGGTCATCTCACGGGCCTGCGTTTTCTCCATGTCGTTTACTTCGGGCATGCTGGGTTTGCTCATCGCCGCCGAGCAGGTGGGCGTGGGCAATGTGAACTGGCTGCTGGGCATCCTCGCCGTTATCGGCGTAGTGGTGGCGCATGCCTCCAACAACCTACTGAACGATTACTTTGACGTGCGCCAAGGCGTGGACACCGAAGATTATCCGCGTGCCCAATACAGCGTGCATCCCATCCTCGGCGGGCTGACCACGCCCAAGGGGCTGCTGTTGGCCGCCGGGCTGCTGAATGTGATCGATCTGGCGATCATGCTCTACCTGTTCAGCCAGCGCGGCACCCTCATCGTGGCATTCGCGGTGGCCGGGCTGCTGTTGAGCCTGCTGTATACCAGCGTGCTCAAGCGCGCCGGCCTGGGCGAGCTGACCGCTTTGGTGGTCTGGGGCCCGCTGATGATCGGTGGCACCGCCTTCGCCGCCTCTGGCGTGATTTCGCCGGCGATCTGGACGCTGACCCTGCCCTATGGCCTGATCGTGGCCTCGGTGCTGATCGGCAAGCATATCGATAAGATCAAGCCAGACAAAAAGGTAGGCGTGAACTCGGTGCCGGTGCTGCTGGGCCAGGACAATTCGCTGAAGCTCAACAAAGTCACCTTCATCGTCTTCTATATTCTGATCATCGCCATGGTGGTGTTGAAGTACACCGGGCCTTGGGTGCTGCTGACCTTCCTGGCCATTCCGCGCCTGCGCCAAACCTGGAAAGCCTACTCCGAACCGCGCCCCACCAAGCCGCCTGCGGGCTGGACGGTGTGGCCGCTGTGGTACGTAAGCTGGGCGATGTTCTTCAACCGCAAGGCTGGCGAGTTCTTCATGCTGGGCTTGATCCTGAACCTGCTCACGCCCTACGTGGTAGGCCTGTTTAGTTAG
- a CDS encoding class I SAM-dependent methyltransferase yields MNIEEAHSRYLHQAAWTAPARRHLLAAAGLANARRVLEVGCGTGAVLAGLPQPVAGSLHGLDIDRAALALARQQAAQAQLSAGDAHQLPYSSNSFDIAFCHFVLLWLQDPATGLAEMARVVRPGGAVLALAEPDYSQRRDAPPELVPLGRAQTAALRTRGANPAIGGQLPALFAQAGLQLIDAGALQASPPDAAAEAAMLRQDLHRQLPDDELEAWLAQDAAAWAAGTRQLHVPTYYALGRVP; encoded by the coding sequence ATGAACATAGAAGAAGCCCACTCCCGCTACCTGCACCAAGCCGCCTGGACGGCGCCAGCCCGGCGGCACTTGTTGGCCGCGGCGGGGCTGGCCAATGCGCGCCGCGTGCTGGAGGTGGGCTGCGGCACTGGTGCCGTACTGGCTGGCCTGCCCCAGCCGGTCGCCGGCTCACTGCATGGGCTGGATATCGACCGCGCCGCGCTGGCCTTGGCGCGCCAGCAGGCCGCTCAGGCGCAACTTAGCGCCGGCGATGCGCATCAGCTCCCCTACTCGTCCAATAGCTTCGATATTGCCTTCTGTCATTTTGTGCTGCTGTGGCTGCAAGACCCGGCCACCGGCTTGGCCGAGATGGCGCGCGTTGTGCGGCCCGGCGGCGCAGTGCTGGCGCTAGCCGAGCCAGATTACAGCCAGCGTAGGGATGCACCACCCGAGCTTGTGCCGCTGGGCCGTGCCCAAACCGCGGCGCTGCGCACCCGGGGAGCCAATCCGGCGATCGGTGGCCAGCTCCCAGCACTGTTTGCGCAAGCCGGCCTGCAATTGATCGATGCCGGTGCGCTGCAAGCCAGCCCGCCGGATGCAGCCGCCGAGGCCGCCATGCTGCGCCAGGATCTGCATCGCCAGCTGCCCGACGATGAGCTGGAGGCGTGGCTGGCGCAGGATGCGGCGGCGTGGGCCGCAGGTACACGCCAATTGCACGTGCCTACGTATTACGCGTTGGGGCGCGTGCCGTAG
- a CDS encoding methyltransferase domain-containing protein: protein MSSQSSRLRQWLAHPLTQGKDIDSPETTALRRQIIRTKPFLEAIYEDWYAAIARELQPFSDAPILELGSGAGFLAERIPNLLTSEIFYLDGMDVCLDAQHLPFRPQSLQAIVMTNVLHHIPDPALLFAEAQRCLVPGGKVVLIEPWLTRWSRFVYKNLHHEPVDEANTSWKIDGDGPLSSANSALPWILFHRDKALFAERFPALRLRSVQAIMPFRYLVSGGISMRNLMPAWSYALWRGFEGALTPLRNTLGMFAKIVLENQPEANTK from the coding sequence ATGAGCAGCCAATCAAGCCGCTTGCGCCAATGGCTTGCACACCCCCTGACCCAGGGGAAAGATATTGACTCGCCGGAGACCACGGCGTTGCGCCGCCAGATCATTCGCACCAAGCCCTTCCTGGAAGCAATCTATGAGGATTGGTATGCGGCGATTGCACGAGAATTGCAGCCCTTCAGCGATGCACCGATCCTTGAGCTCGGCTCTGGCGCGGGGTTTTTAGCTGAACGTATCCCTAACCTGCTGACCAGTGAAATCTTCTATCTGGACGGCATGGATGTATGCCTGGATGCTCAGCATCTTCCCTTCAGGCCGCAAAGCTTGCAAGCCATTGTGATGACCAACGTGCTGCACCATATCCCCGACCCGGCGTTGCTGTTCGCAGAGGCCCAGCGCTGCCTGGTGCCTGGCGGCAAAGTGGTGCTGATCGAACCGTGGCTCACCCGCTGGTCGCGTTTCGTTTACAAGAACCTGCACCACGAGCCAGTGGATGAAGCCAACACCAGTTGGAAGATTGACGGCGATGGCCCGCTCTCGTCCGCGAACTCTGCCCTGCCGTGGATCCTATTTCACCGGGACAAGGCGCTCTTCGCAGAGCGCTTCCCCGCGCTGCGCCTGCGCTCCGTGCAAGCGATCATGCCCTTTCGATACCTTGTCTCCGGCGGCATCTCCATGCGCAACCTCATGCCCGCCTGGAGTTATGCCCTCTGGCGCGGCTTTGAAGGGGCGCTGACCCCGCTGCGCAACACCCTGGGCATGTTTGCTAAAATTGTGCTTGAAAATCAACCTGAGGCAAATACAAAATGA
- a CDS encoding radical SAM protein: MALDTRSVKSLWQGVRSDTNNFLAAFSQPEKPRIGLHTYDIAMANGRSMRIHLRFEPSGNGVLFVDVTDVVHLNHTAALMAKLALDGVPRAQARARIGAWHPDAPLAQIERELQQIYDMVDGFAHPDGDCPTCELSDTLEMSPMFSVEVNAPYKVDIALTYGCNNECPHCYNEADRLEMPSLPLNEWYAVLDRLAELGVPHLILTGGEATLHPDLPKVIRYADQLGMVVGLNTNGRHIAHNEYMQQLAEAGLNHVQFTLDSSRPDVHNAMMGAKAWHQTVQGIENAIASRVHVITNTTLMRANMGHVEEIIEFLYSLGIRTFAMNGMIYSGGGFAHPNAIEEKEMPALLVRVRDKARELGMRFLWYTPTEYCRMSPVELEIGAKRCNAGEYSLCIEPNGDVLPCQSYYVSAGNILHDPWEQIWDGELFRSFRYRELDPKGYGLPEKCWTCPDLPLCGGGCRIEREARDGVRIAEGSGGGCSGCSGSCGTGGAAHQVRGHVHTAGYIPSGGFTPSPSTTRTKTRASGNFVLVGLDDIGVMGQ; the protein is encoded by the coding sequence ATGGCCCTCGATACTCGCAGTGTCAAGTCACTCTGGCAGGGAGTACGTAGCGATACCAACAACTTCCTGGCCGCCTTCTCCCAACCTGAAAAACCGCGCATTGGCTTACATACCTATGATATTGCTATGGCCAATGGCCGCAGCATGCGCATCCATCTGCGCTTCGAGCCCAGTGGCAATGGCGTGCTGTTTGTGGATGTGACCGATGTGGTGCACCTGAACCATACCGCCGCGTTGATGGCCAAGCTGGCCCTCGACGGCGTGCCGCGGGCACAGGCCCGCGCCCGCATTGGCGCCTGGCACCCGGATGCTCCGCTGGCGCAGATCGAGCGCGAGCTGCAGCAGATCTACGACATGGTGGATGGCTTCGCCCACCCGGACGGTGATTGCCCGACCTGTGAGCTGAGCGATACGCTGGAAATGTCGCCCATGTTCAGTGTCGAGGTCAACGCGCCATACAAAGTGGACATCGCACTGACCTATGGCTGCAACAATGAGTGCCCGCATTGCTATAACGAGGCGGATCGCCTCGAGATGCCCTCGCTGCCATTGAATGAATGGTATGCCGTGCTTGACCGCCTGGCCGAGCTGGGCGTGCCGCACCTGATCCTCACCGGCGGCGAGGCGACTCTGCACCCGGACCTGCCCAAGGTGATCCGCTACGCCGATCAACTCGGCATGGTGGTGGGGCTCAATACCAACGGCCGCCATATTGCTCACAACGAATATATGCAGCAACTTGCCGAGGCAGGCTTGAACCATGTGCAGTTCACGCTCGATTCGAGCCGCCCGGATGTGCACAATGCAATGATGGGCGCCAAGGCCTGGCACCAGACGGTGCAGGGCATTGAAAATGCCATCGCCAGCCGCGTGCATGTCATCACCAACACCACGCTGATGCGCGCCAATATGGGCCATGTGGAAGAGATCATCGAGTTTCTGTATTCGCTCGGCATCCGCACCTTCGCCATGAACGGCATGATCTACTCCGGCGGTGGTTTTGCCCACCCGAACGCCATCGAGGAAAAAGAGATGCCCGCCTTGCTGGTGCGCGTGCGCGATAAGGCCCGCGAACTCGGCATGCGCTTCCTGTGGTACACGCCCACCGAGTATTGCCGTATGTCGCCGGTGGAACTTGAAATTGGCGCCAAGCGTTGCAATGCTGGCGAGTATTCGCTGTGCATTGAGCCGAATGGCGATGTGCTGCCGTGCCAGTCCTACTACGTTTCGGCGGGCAACATTCTGCACGACCCTTGGGAGCAAATTTGGGATGGCGAGCTGTTCCGCAGCTTCCGCTACCGCGAGTTGGACCCTAAAGGCTATGGCCTGCCCGAAAAATGCTGGACCTGCCCCGATTTGCCGCTGTGTGGCGGCGGCTGTCGTATCGAGCGCGAAGCGCGCGATGGCGTGCGTATCGCCGAGGGCAGTGGCGGCGGGTGCTCTGGCTGCAGCGGCAGTTGTGGCACGGGCGGCGCGGCGCACCAGGTGCGTGGCCACGTGCACACTGCGGGCTACATCCCCAGCGGGGGCTTCACGCCTTCGCCCAGCACCACGCGCACCAAAACGCGCGCCAGCGGCAACTTTGTGCTGGTGGGGCTGGATGATATTGGGGTGATGGGCCAGTAA
- a CDS encoding DUF1801 domain-containing protein, translating into MIANEINAYNNAQEGAYKATCRALAAEIDAALPKAENKMWHGGPVWFLEGNPIVGYWVRKNGVQLMFWSGQSFDEPALNANSEKFKSAAIRYNAPSEINSKDLKRWLRKSKTIQWDYKNIVKRKGQLVRIK; encoded by the coding sequence GTGATCGCCAACGAAATCAACGCCTACAACAATGCCCAGGAAGGGGCGTACAAGGCCACTTGCCGCGCCCTGGCAGCTGAGATCGATGCCGCGCTGCCCAAAGCTGAGAACAAGATGTGGCACGGTGGGCCGGTGTGGTTTCTGGAGGGCAATCCGATCGTGGGCTACTGGGTGCGTAAGAACGGTGTGCAGCTCATGTTTTGGAGCGGCCAGTCCTTCGATGAGCCTGCGCTCAACGCCAACTCAGAAAAATTCAAAAGCGCAGCGATCCGCTATAACGCCCCAAGCGAGATCAACAGCAAAGACCTCAAGCGCTGGCTGCGCAAATCCAAAACGATCCAATGGGATTACAAGAACATCGTAAAACGTAAGGGGCAGCTCGTACGTATCAAATAA
- a CDS encoding glycosyltransferase: MLHYSQTRRTFWERAYSQASRRRRLAWGYQHILQRRYAALVPKGQRVLELGCGSGNLLAALQPGFGVGVDLSAAALHSARTQHPHLHWVQADAQALPFDGPFDVIILSDLVNDLWDVQLLLERLQKLCHRRTRIILNTYSRLWQLPLGIAELLGLKRRTLPQNWFTLEDLKNLLRLTDYEAVTSTAEILLPLEIPLVSGLLNGFLAKLPFFNIFALTNFLIARPLRGHMTVAPSVSLVIPARNEAGNIPAIFARVPQLAGDVEFIFVEGHSKDDTYQVIQREMQQHPEIKSTLLKQTGVGKANAVWQGFAAATNDILVILDSDLSVPPEDLSRFYEAIASGKGEFINGTRLVYPMEARAMQTANIVGNKAFSLIFSWLLGQPVKDTLCGTKVLLRHDFELLKQEYALFNKVDPFGDFDLLLGAATLNLKIVDLPVRYRERTYGQTNIQRWRHGLMLARITLAALLTYKFIP, encoded by the coding sequence GTGCTGCACTATTCTCAAACTCGCAGAACCTTCTGGGAGCGAGCCTATTCCCAAGCTAGCCGGCGGCGCCGGCTAGCTTGGGGTTACCAGCACATTCTCCAACGCCGCTATGCGGCGTTGGTGCCTAAGGGCCAGCGCGTGCTTGAGCTGGGCTGCGGCAGCGGCAATCTGCTGGCTGCCTTGCAGCCTGGGTTTGGCGTGGGCGTGGATCTCAGCGCGGCGGCACTGCACAGCGCCCGCACGCAGCACCCGCACTTGCATTGGGTGCAGGCCGATGCACAAGCCCTGCCATTCGATGGCCCGTTTGACGTCATTATTCTGTCGGATCTGGTTAACGATCTATGGGATGTGCAACTGCTGCTGGAACGGCTGCAGAAGCTCTGCCATCGCCGCACACGTATCATCCTCAATACGTATAGCCGTTTGTGGCAGTTGCCATTGGGCATTGCCGAGCTACTCGGCCTAAAACGGCGCACCCTGCCGCAAAATTGGTTCACACTCGAGGATCTAAAAAATCTGCTGCGCCTGACGGATTACGAAGCAGTGACTAGCACCGCTGAAATTTTGCTACCGCTAGAGATCCCCTTGGTCTCCGGCCTGCTCAATGGCTTCCTGGCAAAGCTGCCCTTTTTCAACATCTTTGCGCTCACCAACTTCCTGATTGCTCGCCCGCTGCGCGGCCACATGACTGTAGCCCCCAGTGTCTCGCTAGTGATCCCTGCCCGCAATGAAGCCGGCAACATTCCCGCGATTTTTGCACGCGTGCCTCAGTTGGCCGGTGACGTTGAATTCATCTTCGTTGAAGGACACTCGAAGGATGACACTTACCAGGTGATCCAACGTGAGATGCAGCAGCACCCAGAGATCAAATCCACGCTGCTGAAGCAAACTGGCGTGGGCAAAGCCAACGCCGTATGGCAAGGGTTTGCCGCGGCAACAAATGATATTTTGGTTATTCTGGATTCGGATCTCTCCGTACCGCCCGAGGACCTAAGCCGCTTTTACGAAGCGATTGCCAGTGGCAAAGGGGAATTCATCAACGGCACGCGCCTGGTCTACCCGATGGAAGCACGCGCCATGCAAACCGCCAACATCGTTGGCAACAAGGCCTTCAGCCTGATCTTCTCCTGGCTACTAGGGCAGCCGGTGAAAGATACGCTGTGCGGCACCAAAGTGCTGCTGCGCCACGATTTTGAATTGCTCAAACAAGAATACGCACTCTTCAACAAAGTAGACCCCTTCGGCGATTTTGACTTGCTGCTGGGGGCGGCCACCTTGAACCTGAAGATTGTAGACCTACCGGTTCGTTATCGCGAACGCACCTACGGCCAGACCAACATCCAGCGCTGGCGCCATGGCTTAATGCTGGCGCGCATCACGCTGGCAGCGCTACTGACCTACAAATTCATCCCTTGA
- a CDS encoding response regulator transcription factor has protein sequence MPHKVLVVEDDAAIREALSYNLGREGYQVDTVADGAAALAAVRQSAPDVVILDLMLPGLDGFEVTRALRKDNNVPILMLTARDDEIDRVLGLEMGADDYLTKPFSMRELLARVKAMLRRVEMEHTAHRPAVAETVASGNLAIDLARHEVTLDGAVLDLKPKEYELLLFLMQNRGRAYTREQLLEQVWGWEFSGGSRTVDVHVRWLRARIEADAEQPQRIITVRGVGYRFEG, from the coding sequence ATGCCGCACAAAGTGCTGGTGGTTGAAGACGATGCCGCCATACGCGAAGCGCTGAGCTACAACCTCGGGCGCGAGGGCTACCAGGTGGACACGGTAGCCGATGGCGCAGCCGCCTTGGCAGCCGTGCGCCAAAGCGCCCCAGATGTTGTTATTTTGGATTTGATGCTGCCCGGCCTGGATGGCTTCGAAGTCACCCGGGCGCTGCGCAAGGATAATAATGTGCCGATCCTGATGTTGACGGCGCGCGATGACGAGATTGACCGCGTGCTAGGCCTCGAGATGGGAGCCGATGATTATCTGACCAAGCCCTTCTCGATGCGTGAGCTGCTGGCGCGCGTCAAAGCCATGTTGCGCCGTGTCGAGATGGAGCACACTGCGCATAGGCCGGCCGTGGCAGAGACAGTGGCCAGCGGCAATCTAGCCATCGACCTGGCCCGCCACGAGGTCACTCTGGATGGGGCAGTGCTTGACCTCAAGCCCAAGGAATACGAGCTCTTGTTGTTTCTGATGCAGAACCGCGGCCGCGCCTATACCCGTGAGCAGTTGCTGGAGCAGGTGTGGGGCTGGGAATTCTCCGGCGGCAGCCGTACCGTGGACGTGCACGTGCGTTGGCTGCGGGCGCGCATTGAGGCGGATGCGGAGCAGCCGCAGCGCATCATCACCGTGCGCGGCGTAGGCTACCGCTTCGAGGGCTAA